A single genomic interval of Mucilaginibacter boryungensis harbors:
- a CDS encoding cobalamin-binding protein, with the protein MSQQKIISLLPAATEIVCALGLQGNLVGRSHECDYPENVKALPICSEANFPDGMSSLEIDNKVKEILTEALSVYTLKREVIKALSPDVVITQAQCDVCAVSVQEVEQALGNYLDKQTQIISLQPNNLTDIFNDITVLAEALNVQAAGADLLERLNERVDIIKHKLKFIADKPTVACIEWLEPMMISGNWVPELVEIAGGLPILASIGKHSPYVKWEDIAAADPDIIVLMPCGFSMDRALKEVSILLQQPGFAELKAVKNNRLYITDGNQYFNRPGPRIVDSIEILAEIINPKQFIFGYEGNGWMKFSI; encoded by the coding sequence ATGTCCCAGCAAAAAATTATATCATTATTGCCTGCCGCTACCGAAATTGTTTGCGCCCTGGGTTTACAGGGTAACCTGGTAGGCCGGTCGCACGAATGTGATTATCCCGAAAATGTAAAAGCTTTGCCTATATGTTCCGAAGCCAATTTTCCCGACGGAATGAGCAGCCTGGAAATTGACAATAAAGTAAAGGAAATATTAACTGAGGCACTATCGGTTTACACGTTAAAGCGCGAAGTAATTAAAGCGCTTTCACCTGATGTGGTGATTACCCAGGCCCAGTGCGATGTTTGTGCGGTATCCGTACAAGAAGTTGAGCAGGCGCTGGGCAATTACCTGGATAAACAAACTCAGATCATCTCTTTACAGCCTAACAATTTGACTGATATTTTTAATGATATCACCGTTTTGGCGGAAGCTTTAAATGTACAAGCCGCAGGTGCTGATCTGTTGGAAAGACTGAACGAAAGGGTGGATATCATCAAACACAAACTGAAATTCATAGCAGACAAGCCTACTGTGGCTTGTATAGAATGGCTGGAACCGATGATGATATCGGGCAATTGGGTACCCGAATTAGTTGAAATAGCCGGCGGCTTGCCGATATTGGCCTCAATTGGTAAACATTCGCCTTATGTGAAATGGGAAGACATTGCCGCTGCCGATCCGGATATTATAGTGCTGATGCCCTGTGGGTTTAGTATGGACAGGGCATTAAAAGAAGTAAGTATCCTGCTGCAGCAACCTGGTTTTGCCGAGCTGAAAGCTGTAAAAAACAACCGTTTGTATATTACCGATGGTAACCAATATTTTAACCGCCCTGGTCCGCGGATAGTGGATTCTATTGAGATACTGGCCGAAATTATTAACCCTAAACAGTTTATTTTTGGCTACGAGGGTAATGGGTGGATGAAGTTTAGTATTTGA
- a CDS encoding LysE family translocator, translated as MLVLTFFLGLIVNFIGYIPPGNINLTLVQIAINRGMKQALQFITAFACAELIFTFAIMHAAEWLSSQLHLNTIIDWAMVALFGTLGTITWLNRKKPPKPNYSKRESIKYGLLLGFINPMQVPFWMIAGTYLITHQWIMSGLLALTIFSLGSAVGAFLCLFIYGKFARYIQSKFELSTRTINTGIAILFFAFAAYHVVKQVYLVWVK; from the coding sequence ATGTTAGTGCTTACCTTTTTCCTTGGCCTCATTGTTAACTTTATTGGCTATATCCCGCCGGGGAACATCAATTTAACACTGGTGCAAATTGCTATTAACCGGGGCATGAAACAGGCATTGCAATTCATTACCGCCTTTGCCTGCGCCGAACTGATATTTACGTTTGCAATTATGCACGCCGCAGAATGGCTGTCGAGTCAGCTGCATTTAAACACTATTATAGACTGGGCCATGGTTGCGCTATTCGGCACCTTAGGTACCATTACCTGGCTTAACCGCAAAAAGCCACCTAAGCCCAATTATTCTAAACGCGAGAGTATTAAATATGGATTGCTACTGGGTTTTATTAACCCCATGCAAGTTCCCTTTTGGATGATTGCCGGGACTTACCTTATCACACACCAATGGATAATGAGTGGCTTATTGGCGTTAACCATATTTAGCTTAGGTTCGGCTGTTGGCGCGTTTTTATGTCTATTTATTTACGGAAAGTTTGCCCGGTATATACAAAGCAAGTTTGAGCTAAGCACGCGGACTATAAATACGGGAATTGCTATTTTGTTTTTCGCCTTCGCGGCATATCATGTGGTGAAACAAGTGTATTTGGTATGGGTTAAATAG